The proteins below come from a single Methanolobus chelungpuianus genomic window:
- a CDS encoding ABC transporter ATP-binding protein, whose amino-acid sequence MKMPSAEETTGQEVPLLEMRNVTVSRNDRKILDSVGMYIRQGENIAIIGPNGSGKSSIIKVITGDYRPRADSSGMVFRIMGKESWNIFDLRGLLGIVSGDLQLDYMRDISGMEVVLSGFFSSIGIYANHRVRPEMVATAYEVMKFLEIPHLSGKLISEMSAGEARRILIGRALVHDPQILVLDEPANSLDMKSHHQFRELTRKVAAAGKNIVLVTHDLGDIIPEIDRVILLKDGKVFAEGKKEEILSEGKLSDLFGLPVKVSRINGYYHAIY is encoded by the coding sequence ATGAAGATGCCCTCTGCTGAAGAAACAACTGGACAGGAAGTGCCACTCCTTGAAATGAGGAATGTGACAGTATCCAGAAATGACAGGAAGATACTGGATTCTGTCGGGATGTATATCCGCCAGGGAGAGAACATTGCAATTATAGGGCCCAACGGCTCAGGAAAATCATCCATTATAAAAGTGATCACAGGCGATTACCGTCCCCGTGCTGACAGCAGCGGCATGGTTTTCAGGATAATGGGCAAAGAAAGCTGGAACATCTTTGACCTCCGTGGTCTTCTTGGTATAGTATCAGGTGACCTCCAGTTAGATTACATGAGGGATATCAGCGGTATGGAGGTAGTCCTGTCAGGATTTTTCAGCAGTATCGGGATATATGCCAACCACAGGGTCAGACCTGAAATGGTTGCGACGGCCTATGAGGTGATGAAGTTCCTTGAGATACCTCACCTTTCCGGTAAACTGATATCGGAGATGTCCGCAGGCGAAGCAAGGAGAATACTCATCGGAAGGGCCCTGGTCCACGATCCGCAGATTCTCGTGCTGGATGAGCCCGCCAACAGCCTCGATATGAAAAGCCATCACCAGTTCCGTGAACTGACAAGGAAGGTGGCAGCGGCCGGCAAGAACATAGTCCTTGTGACACATGACCTTGGGGACATCATACCGGAGATAGACCGGGTAATACTGTTGAAGGATGGGAAGGTATTCGCAGAGGGGAAGAAGGAAGAGATCCTGAGCGAGGGCAAGCTGTCAGATCTGTTCGGCCTTCCTGTAAAAGTAAGCAGGATTAACGGCTATTATCATGCAATATACTGA
- a CDS encoding PAS domain S-box protein has translation MIDKQHEKSLLQQYALEDNYLKLMEELPVGILSCDREGNIVYVNRFLLNLMGSPSAEKSKSRINMLSSPAIIESGISAPIRKTLENGTINTIEIPYYSIWGKSLFMHLKTTPLHDSTGNIIGCCCIVEDATKVIEAKEALERKLRKEKLISHISSRLINSTLNEIDGEIRKALGEVARFLDAHHAVLYSDSKSQDCMTRTYGWNTQNIASCMGIEETVKNNKWASEQFHRRAIIDIPDLEEFNDEGKGIKESLRKMDIASVLVVPLYYKSTFKGFLEINTVGEKRQWNESGIYLVKLVGEMITSLLERKYTESRLIGKEEDYRKLVTSIDTLIWRTDIDEKWNYINPQISAPADKVLGLPETTIHSWDDYFACIHPEDKDELFNIIQYTVLHAGVTKNVDYRLVCGDGSIQWVNSTGTAYVLENGNVQLLGTARNITKQKLAEEELARSEKRYRSLVEQSSDGIFINRTDGQIVEVNSKACEIMGYTKEQLKQMSVVDLLIPELRPEGEKVMELLKVQSFIHGETKYLTGKGDIIDVEINASLLDGYRDITQAVVRDITERKRAEEAMLRAKVEAESANRIKSEFLASMSHELRTPLNSIIGFSDMLAEGYAGPLSETQQKYTNYISTSGKYLLTLINNILDIAKIESGKMELELEPFNMNEVFEDAEKLTGHLARKKKIELHVIKPENIELLADKIKVKQIIYNLLSNAIKFTPDNGRVALSATASGNKVRVSVTDTGIGIAESDFDKLFMPFKQINSQLSRQYSGSGLGLSIVKELVELHGGNVTVESEPGKGSTFSFTIPFIPP, from the coding sequence ATGATAGATAAGCAGCATGAGAAATCCTTGTTACAGCAGTATGCCTTAGAGGATAATTACCTGAAACTTATGGAAGAATTACCCGTCGGGATACTTTCATGTGACAGGGAAGGAAATATAGTATATGTAAATAGATTCCTTCTTAACCTGATGGGGTCTCCTTCTGCCGAAAAATCAAAAAGCAGAATTAATATGCTGTCATCACCGGCAATAATCGAGTCAGGGATATCTGCACCCATAAGGAAAACTCTGGAAAATGGAACTATCAATACAATAGAGATCCCTTACTACTCCATATGGGGAAAATCCCTTTTCATGCATTTGAAGACAACGCCTCTGCACGACAGTACGGGAAACATTATAGGTTGCTGTTGCATCGTCGAGGACGCCACAAAAGTGATAGAGGCTAAAGAAGCGCTTGAAAGGAAGTTGCGTAAGGAAAAACTGATATCACATATCTCCAGCCGGCTGATAAATAGCACCTTGAATGAGATAGATGGTGAAATTAGAAAAGCCCTCGGGGAAGTAGCCCGGTTCCTGGATGCACACCATGCTGTCCTGTACTCTGACAGCAAAAGCCAGGACTGCATGACAAGGACCTATGGATGGAATACACAGAACATCGCTTCTTGCATGGGCATAGAGGAGACTGTCAAGAACAACAAATGGGCATCAGAACAATTCCACAGACGGGCCATCATCGATATACCGGACCTTGAAGAGTTCAATGATGAAGGGAAAGGGATCAAAGAAAGCCTCAGAAAAATGGATATTGCTTCAGTACTGGTGGTTCCCTTATATTATAAATCTACTTTCAAGGGCTTTCTTGAAATAAACACGGTCGGTGAAAAAAGGCAATGGAACGAATCTGGCATCTATCTGGTGAAGCTTGTAGGGGAAATGATAACAAGTCTTCTTGAGCGCAAGTATACAGAAAGCCGCCTCATAGGTAAAGAGGAGGATTACAGGAAACTTGTCACTTCAATAGACACCCTCATCTGGAGAACGGATATTGATGAGAAGTGGAATTATATCAACCCTCAAATCTCCGCGCCTGCTGACAAAGTACTCGGCCTGCCTGAAACAACCATCCATAGCTGGGACGACTATTTCGCCTGCATACATCCGGAGGACAAGGATGAGCTCTTTAATATAATACAATATACTGTTCTACACGCCGGAGTCACAAAGAACGTAGATTACCGGCTGGTGTGCGGCGATGGCAGTATCCAGTGGGTGAACTCCACAGGAACCGCCTATGTACTAGAAAACGGGAATGTACAACTGCTGGGCACCGCCCGCAACATTACAAAACAAAAACTTGCTGAAGAGGAACTTGCCAGGAGTGAGAAGAGATACAGGTCACTCGTAGAACAGTCAAGCGACGGGATTTTTATAAACAGGACAGATGGACAGATCGTTGAGGTCAACAGCAAGGCCTGCGAGATCATGGGGTATACAAAGGAGCAGCTTAAACAGATGTCGGTTGTAGACCTTCTGATACCGGAACTGAGACCGGAGGGGGAGAAGGTAATGGAACTGCTCAAGGTACAGAGCTTCATTCATGGGGAAACAAAGTACCTTACCGGAAAAGGCGATATCATCGATGTTGAGATCAATGCATCACTCCTTGACGGATATAGGGATATTACCCAGGCTGTTGTCAGGGACATTACAGAGAGAAAGAGAGCAGAAGAGGCCATGCTCCGGGCAAAGGTGGAGGCTGAGTCGGCAAACCGTATCAAGAGCGAGTTCCTTGCCAGCATGAGCCACGAACTGCGGACACCACTTAACTCCATAATAGGCTTCTCGGACATGCTTGCAGAAGGCTATGCGGGACCCCTGAGCGAAACACAGCAGAAATATACTAATTACATATCAACAAGCGGAAAGTACCTGCTGACGCTTATCAATAATATACTTGACATTGCGAAGATAGAGAGCGGAAAGATGGAACTGGAGCTGGAACCTTTCAACATGAATGAAGTGTTCGAGGATGCAGAGAAACTGACCGGTCACCTGGCCAGAAAGAAGAAAATTGAATTGCACGTCATCAAGCCTGAGAACATAGAACTGCTTGCAGACAAGATCAAGGTCAAGCAGATAATATACAATCTTCTGAGCAACGCCATCAAGTTCACTCCGGATAACGGCAGGGTGGCCCTTAGTGCAACTGCAAGCGGGAATAAAGTCCGGGTCTCCGTGACAGATACCGGAATAGGTATAGCTGAGAGTGACTTTGACAAACTGTTCATGCCTTTCAAACAGATAAACAGCCAGCTCTCGCGCCAGTATAGCGGCAGCGGTCTTGGACTGTCCATTGTGAAGGAGCTTGTGGAGCTGCATGGCGGCAATGTAACTGTTGAGAGCGAGCCGGGAAAAGGGAGCACTTTCAGTTTTACAATACCCTTCATCCCACCATAA
- a CDS encoding GNAT family N-acetyltransferase: MEKITIREAGSADVNQIMLIEDESFHENIRESKAAFLERIAHFPEGFLLLEINSKVCGYISSEIWDHPENITEDSFALSHRISEVHTTAGKELYVSSVGILKKHRGKGYGDLLFTELSGRVSKRYPISSIILLVSESWPAARKIYERNGFVELRRIPGFFSEEKRYNGIVMRKRL, from the coding sequence ATGGAAAAAATAACTATCAGGGAAGCCGGATCCGCAGACGTCAATCAGATTATGCTGATAGAAGATGAATCCTTTCATGAGAACATCCGCGAGAGCAAGGCTGCTTTCCTGGAAAGGATAGCACACTTTCCGGAAGGCTTCCTGCTTCTTGAAATTAACAGCAAGGTGTGCGGATATATCTCCTCCGAGATATGGGATCATCCGGAGAATATTACTGAGGACAGCTTCGCCCTGAGCCACAGGATCAGCGAGGTGCACACCACTGCGGGAAAAGAGCTATACGTTTCTTCCGTAGGAATCCTTAAAAAACATCGTGGGAAAGGTTATGGGGACCTGCTGTTCACAGAACTGTCCGGAAGAGTGAGCAAAAGATATCCGATTTCCAGTATAATATTACTGGTCTCCGAGAGCTGGCCTGCTGCAAGGAAGATCTATGAGAGGAACGGCTTTGTGGAACTGCGCAGGATCCCCGGCTTTTTCAGTGAGGAAAAGAGATATAACGGGATAGTGATGCGTAAGCGGCTCTAG
- a CDS encoding CxxC-x17-CxxC domain-containing protein: MRFDNRGGNSRGGSGGFRSTGPREMHKATCSDCKQETEVPFVPAPDRPVYCRECYQKHKPQRY, translated from the coding sequence ATGAGATTCGATAACAGAGGCGGCAACAGCAGAGGCGGAAGCGGTGGTTTCAGATCAACAGGTCCAAGAGAGATGCACAAGGCAACTTGCTCCGACTGCAAACAGGAAACCGAAGTACCTTTCGTTCCTGCCCCTGACAGACCTGTATACTGCAGGGAATGCTACCAGAAGCACAAGCCACAGAGATATTAA
- a CDS encoding YwbE family protein has product MNSGTARNNIKVGASVGIVLKQDQGSGKITRGIVKRILTNSSTHPHGIKVELQDGSVGRVKEIY; this is encoded by the coding sequence ATGAACAGCGGCACTGCAAGAAATAACATCAAGGTAGGGGCAAGCGTTGGGATTGTCCTGAAGCAGGATCAGGGAAGCGGGAAGATCACCCGTGGCATTGTGAAGAGGATCCTGACGAACTCATCCACCCACCCCCATGGGATAAAGGTGGAATTACAGGACGGAAGCGTTGGCAGGGTGAAGGAGATTTATTGA